Proteins encoded by one window of bacterium:
- the cas6e gene encoding type I-E CRISPR-associated protein Cas6/Cse3/CasE: MIFSQLLLNPGSHQVQKELANPYELHRTLLNGFAGNTQSIGRVLYRLEIRDREPYLEVLVQSVVRPDWSALANKGYLLCPAQVKEVSPVFSAGQQFQFKLHANPTKKQKQPDASGKRIFLTGEKQQLAWLERKSIQHGFQIMAVQAQTVPSRRLQKRTEKDTFLIQLGGVNYEGVLTVQNASLFTSAWSNGIGSAKGFGFGMLSLKR; the protein is encoded by the coding sequence ATGATCTTTTCGCAATTGTTATTAAACCCTGGTTCGCATCAGGTACAAAAAGAATTGGCAAATCCTTATGAACTTCACCGTACTTTGTTGAACGGTTTTGCCGGGAACACCCAGTCCATTGGCCGTGTACTTTACCGCCTTGAAATCCGCGACCGCGAACCTTATCTCGAAGTGCTGGTACAATCGGTTGTTCGCCCCGATTGGTCTGCTCTTGCAAACAAGGGCTATCTCCTTTGCCCGGCGCAGGTTAAAGAAGTTTCGCCGGTCTTTTCGGCAGGCCAGCAATTCCAATTTAAACTGCACGCCAACCCGACCAAAAAGCAGAAGCAACCAGATGCGTCCGGCAAGCGCATATTTCTGACCGGTGAAAAACAACAATTGGCCTGGCTCGAGCGAAAAAGTATTCAGCACGGTTTTCAGATCATGGCTGTTCAGGCACAAACTGTGCCCTCTCGCCGTTTGCAGAAAAGGACTGAAAAAGATACGTTTCTCATCCAACTAGGCGGCGTTAACTACGAAGGCGTTTTGACTGTACAAAATGCATCACTCTTCACATCAGCCTGGAGCAATGGCATCGGTTCTGCCAAAGGTTTTGGTTTTGGCATGCTTTCATTAAAAAGGTAG
- the cas5e gene encoding type I-E CRISPR-associated protein Cas5/CasD: MGTLLLRIVAPLQSWGIQSNFTVRDSGLEPSKSGIIGLVCAALGRPRQADLSDLSGLRMGVRVDREGILKKDYHIAQSVLKSDGKNIQNMTTNRYYLADAAFLVGLEGDSPVLQSIQAALQHPVWPLFFGRKAFTPAAPVFLRDGLLPIESLESAFEHFGWIVRWKNGQAPRQLRWVLEAADGEQARADVPISFAERRFSSRRVKTIFKAAPVDVSMEVQG; this comes from the coding sequence ATGGGCACGCTTTTATTGCGGATTGTTGCCCCATTGCAATCGTGGGGCATTCAGAGTAATTTTACCGTGCGCGATTCTGGCCTGGAGCCATCGAAAAGCGGAATCATCGGCCTGGTTTGCGCAGCGCTGGGCAGGCCTCGCCAGGCTGATTTATCCGATTTGTCCGGCTTGAGGATGGGTGTTCGGGTAGATCGGGAGGGCATCCTGAAAAAGGATTACCATATCGCTCAAAGCGTTTTGAAATCGGATGGTAAAAATATTCAAAATATGACTACCAACCGTTATTACCTGGCTGATGCTGCTTTTCTGGTCGGTTTAGAGGGCGATTCGCCAGTTTTGCAATCCATTCAGGCCGCTTTGCAACATCCGGTCTGGCCGCTCTTTTTTGGCCGAAAGGCTTTCACTCCAGCGGCACCGGTGTTCTTACGCGATGGTTTGCTTCCGATAGAGTCGCTAGAATCGGCCTTTGAGCATTTCGGTTGGATCGTCCGTTGGAAGAACGGCCAGGCCCCACGGCAACTCCGCTGGGTGCTTGAAGCTGCCGATGGCGAGCAAGCCCGCGCCGATGTACCTATCTCTTTTGCCGAGAGGAGATTTTCCAGCCGCAGAGTAAAGACGATATTCAAGGCAGCGCCAGTGGATGTTTCTATGGAGGTGCAAGGATGA